A stretch of DNA from Bradyrhizobium algeriense:
GCACCACGAACAGCCGCTCGCGCTTGATGAACTTGTCGAGGGCGCGGGCCTGCAAGGTGATGACGTCATTGGGCCGCGCCGGAATGTTGTAGCTCCAGGACTGCCCGGCATTGACGGTGCCGGGCGAGCGCATCCAGTCGTCGGCCGGCGTGCAGGAGAACATCAGGAGGATATGGATCGAGGGCGGCGCGATCAGCCCGCCATAGCGGGTGGTCCTGGCATAGGCCTCGTCGAAATAGATCGGGTGATCCTCGCCGACGGATTTGCAGTAGAGCTCGATGGCTTCCTTGGTCAGCGTGTAGGGAATGGTCTTGCGCGGCTCGCCCGGGACGATGTCGTCCCAGACCTTTCGCAAATTGGCGTCTTTCCAGAAATCGGTCTCGAAGGCCTCGGCCTGGGACATCTTGCGCTCCCTTATTTTCCGGCTTTTGTTTCTGCCGCCTTG
This window harbors:
- a CDS encoding MaoC family dehydratase, whose translation is MSQAEAFETDFWKDANLRKVWDDIVPGEPRKTIPYTLTKEAIELYCKSVGEDHPIYFDEAYARTTRYGGLIAPPSIHILLMFSCTPADDWMRSPGTVNAGQSWSYNIPARPNDVITLQARALDKFIKRERLFVVHDNVFFNQKGDVICSGRGWTIRPM